DNA sequence from the Elusimicrobiota bacterium genome:
ATACTCATTTCTCGTCCGCAGGTTCTGATCCGGATTTCACTAGATACCAGCTGAAAGAATTTCTGGATTTAACAGATTACGCAAAAAAACTTAAACTTAAATTTATCGCGCACACGGCAAATTCGGATGCAATATTCCTTCATACTGAAAGCCATCTTGATATGGTGAGGCCGGGTATAAGCCTTTACGGCCTTTGGCCATATGAAGTGAATAGCACAAATATTAAACTTGATCCGGTTTTAAGCTGGAAAACAAAGATTGTTTTCTTAAAAAAGATCAGCGAAGGGACTAGTATAAGTTACGGAAAAACATTTACCGTAAAAAGACCGTCTGTTATAGCAACGCTTCCGGTTGGGTATGCTGACGGATACAACAGACTTTTGTCTAACAAAGGCGCAGTGCTTGTCCGGGGAAAAAGATGCCCGGTTTTGGGCCGGGTCACAATGGATATGATTATGGTTGACGTAACCGGACTTGAAAAAGCCGAAATCGGGGACGAAGCTGTTTTAATCGGCCGTCAGGGCGAAGATCAGATAACAGCAAGAGAAATAGCGGAATTAGTTGGGACAATTAACTATGAAATAGTTTGTTCAATAAGTTATAGAGTTCCGAGGATTTTGGTATAGCATGGAAGATATAAAAAAATTGGTTCATATATTTGGCGAGAAAGTTATAGCGATTTCTACCTCTCTTGGAGAAATGACTATATTGTTATTCCAGATATTATCTTGGATTTCAAGAGGTGTTATAGATCCGAGAAACACTATTCAGCAGATGACCGAGATAGGCGTAAGATCTTTCCCCGTTATCGGCTTGACCTCAATTTTTACCGGGATGGTTCTTGCGCTTCAAACAGCCGCTTCTTCAAGCAGTATTTTTAACGAACCCTTGTACATAGGCACCATAGTGGGATATTCTTTGGTTAAAGAGCTCGGGCCAGTATTGACCGCAATCGTTGTTTCAGGCAGGGTCGGGGCGGCAATAGCGGCTGAACTTGGAACCATGAAAGTTACGGAACAATTGGACGCTCTTTATACGCTTGGAACAAATCCGGTAAGATATCTTGCCGTCCCGCGTTTTTTGGCATGCATGCTGACGGTTCCAATTCTGACTATTCTTGCAAATGTAATAGGCATAGTGGGAGGATTATTAATTACAGTTTATCAATATCATGTTCCGTCTTCAGTTTATTTAAACGATATTTTTGACTATATGAAAACTGACAGTCTTTTTCATGGGCTGATAAAATCCTTTTTCTTTGCGGGGATAATCGTTATTGTTTCATGTTTCAAAGGATTTAATTGCGAAGGCGGAGCGGAAGGCGTTGGCAAGGCAACGACAAGCGCGGTTATGATATCAATGGTTTCAATTTTGATTTCGGACTACTTTTTGTCGGCAATATTGGTTGCGTTTGATATAGGATGAAGATAGTAGACAGGTATTAGTAGATAGTAGATAGGGAAAAAGACGATGATTGAGGTTAAAGACGTTTATAAATCATTCAAAAGCAACAAGGTTCTTCGCGGAGTAAATTTATCTATTAAGGATGCCGAAACAATTACTATAATGGGCGGTTCCGGGCAGGGAAAAAGCGTTTTGATAAAAAACATTATGGGGCTGATGAAGCCTGACAAAGGCGAGATTTATGTTGACGGCCAGGAAATTACAAAACTTAAGGAACAAGACCTTCTTGAGATACAGAAGAAATTCGGATATTTGTTCCAAGGCGGGGCGCTGTTTGACTCTTTGACGGTTGAGGAGAATGTCGGGTTCGGACTAAAACATCTGACTGATATGAGTGATGAAGAAATTCATGAGCAAGTCATAGCCAGTTTAGCAATGGTTGGTTTAAAAGGCGTGGGAAATTTAAAGCCGGCTGAACTTTCCGGCGGAATGAAAAAAAGGGTAGGCCTTGCACGGGCAATAACGCATAAGCCGGAATATATTCTCTATGATGAGCCCACAACCGGCTTAGACCCGATTATGGCCGACGTGATAAACGATTTGATTATTCATTTGCAAAAGACAATAGGCGTTACTTCCATAGTAGTTACGCATGACATGAAGTCAGCTTATAAGGTGTCAAACCGTATTGCGATGCTTTACGAAGGCAAAATTATAGGTATTGGGAAGCCGGACGAAATTAAAAATACTAAAGATCCTGTTATACATCAGTTTGTAGAAGGATTAAGTCACGGGCCGATTCCGGTTGATATTGCAAAAGCATTCTAGAGTCAACGGCTTTCAGCTGTCATAAAAATAAGCCTGAACAGTTAATTGAAAGCCTGTAAAACTTGCTCAAATTACATTTAATAAATATAATATAACATCTGACACTAAAGGATATACTATGACCAACGAAGCTAAATTAGGCGGTTTTGTTTTAATCGGGATTGTTGCGCTAATCGTTTCAATAATGCTTTTGGGCGATTTCCAGTTCCAGAGCAAATATTATTTAAATATTATGTTCCACGATATTGCCGGGCTTCCTTCAAAATCGCGGGTAAAGATTGCAGGTGTTGAAGTGGGCGGGGTAAAAAAAATTGCGCTGGAAGGGAATAAAGCAAAAGTAACCGTGTGGCTCTCCAAAAGCATAAGAGTGCACAAGGATGCAGTTGCGCGAATTGTTTCAACCGGAATAATAGGTTCAAAGTATCTTGAGCTTACCATGGGAAATGAAGAACTTCCGCTGCTGAAAGACGGCGATGTTGTAACTGGGATAGATCCTGTTTCTATGGATAAAGTTATTAACGATTTAATGGAACAGTTAGACGCATTTGTGGCACCGTTTAAAGGAAAAGGAATGAAAAATATCGGCGAAAATCTTTCCGTTACCCTTGAAAACCTGAAAAAAGTTTCTGATACTTTAAAAAATACAATTGCCGGCCAGGAAGACAGGATAAACAATATTGTTCGAAATGTTGACAATTTTACGAAGGATTTAGCTGAAATAACCGCTGAAAATAAAGAAAATATAAGAATAGCGATTGAAGAAGTAAGGAATGTGTCGCAAAAATTAAATACGATATTAGTTAAAGTCCAGAAAGGCGAAGGAACTATAGGCAAGCTCTTAAGCGACGAAGAAATGGGAGAAAATCTTAAACAAACGGTTCAGGAAATAAAAGAAACTGCCGAGCAGGCGAAAGCAGTGGTTAAAAGACTCAATGTTATTCACACTGATTGGGACTATATGGTGCGTTATGACGCTAACCAGAACATTACCCGTCATGATTTCGGTTTGCGAATATCTCCGAAACCTGATAAGTTTTATTTCTTAGGCGTTTCAAATGTCGGCGATAGCAAAGACAGTACTGATACTATTGAAGAGCAAAACACGTTTAATTTCCTTTTGGGAAAAAAGTATGACATGGCTGAATTGTATGTGGGCGCGATACGCTCAAAAGCCGGTTTTGGCATGAAAATAAAACCTCTATGGAAATGGGAACCTTGGCGGCGCCTGGAGGTTACTGCGGATGTTTATCATTTATCTAGGAAAACTCCTGTTACTAAAGCAAACATAAATACGGGCTTAAGAGTGCAACTTGCTAAATGGCTTTATGTAGGAAGCCAGGTGGAAGACATATATTACCAGTCAGATATAAACACCTACGCTAATGTCGTTATTCGTGACGATGATATAGCCTATATACTCGGACTCGTTGGCCTTGCCCGGCCCTAAAACCACAGTGGTAAGGGATAAGCGGTAAGTCATAAGTTGACTGCAAAATCTTTTTCAAAGTCATTAACTTAATTCTTGCCACTTACCACTTATAACTACCATTATGAGATCTTCAAAAATCAAAACCATATTCAGGTGCCAGGAATGCGGCTATGCTTCCCCGAAATGGATGGGAAAATGTTCTGACTGCGGAAAATGGAATACGTTTGTAGAAGAAAAAGAAATAACAAAAAAATCCTTCCTTAATCAAAGGCAGCTCACCGGTTTTTCTTCGGAAGTAATTCCTTTAAAAGATGTCTCGGTAGAAAATTTTAGTTGCATTAAAACAGATATCGGCGAGTTTGACCGTATGCTTGGAGGAGGGCTTGTGCCAGGCTCAGTTCTATTGCTTGGAGGGCCTCCGGGCATAGGTAAATCTACTTTGATGCTTCAGGTTTCAAGCACTCTTTCAAAATCAAAAACCGTGCTCTATGTTTCAGGGGAGGAATCGCTTTCACAGGTTAAGTTGCGTGCTGAAAGGCTTAAAATAAAAGACGGGGAACTTTTTTTAGTTTCAGAAACAAATCTTGAAAATATCATAGGAGCTATAGATAAAATTAATCCTCAGGTTGTAGTTATAGATTCTATACAGACAACCTATAGGGATGATCTTTCCGGCGCGCCCGGTTCAGTCGGCCAGGTAAGGGAATGCGCGGCAGACCTTTTAAGAATTTCTAAATCAAAAAATATTATTATGTTTCTTTTGGGGCATGTAACTAAAGAAGGAGATATTGCCGGGCCCAGGGTTTTGGAACATATAGTTGATACCGTCCTTTATTTTGAAACTGAAAGGCAGCAGATTTATAGGATTTTAAGGGCGAATAAAAACCGTTTCGGGCCTACCAGCGAGATAGGAATATTTGAAATGAAAAGCGACGGCCTTTGGGAAGTAACGAACCCTTCCAAAATATTTCTGGGCGAACGTTCAACTGATATTCCGGGCAACGTGATTGTTTCAACAATTGAAGGCACAAGGCCTTTGCTTTTGGAAGTGCAGGCTTTAGTTGCCAGAACCAATTTTGGTTTTCCGAAAAGAATGGTCACCGGCTATGATACAAACAAGGTCACTCTTTTAATAGCTGTCTTGGAAAAAAGGGTCGGGCTTCACCTTGAAACTCAGGATGTGTTTGTTAACGTTGTGGGCGGCGTAAAGATTAAGGAAACAGGGGTAGATTTGGGAATAGCCTGCGCGATAGCTTCGGGAAACGGAAATTATGTATGCCCATCAAAAACCATAATTCTGGGCGAGGTTGGTTTGGCCGGCGAGGTACGTTCAATAAGCCAGCTTGATGAACGGCTTATGGAAGCGGAAAAGCTGGGATTTGAAAAAGCGATTGTCCCAAAAAGTAATTTAAAAGGGTTTACATATAAAGGAAAATTGAAGATATTTGGCGTTGAAAGCGTGCAGCAGGCAATTGAGATAATAAAGACTTAACTGCGTTTACGTGTTCACGAGTTCATTAGTTCACGAGGTAATTTCAAAAACCAGCAAATTTAGTTTAAAAGTCATTAATTCGTGAACTAGTCAACACATGAACTAGTGAACTGTCTTATGGAGGTTTTATGATTCGGTATGTAACAGCAGGTGAATCTCACGGAAGACAATTAACGGTAATAATTGAAGGCATTCCCGCAGGGCTAAAACTAAATCCTGAAGATATCAACAGGGACCTTGCTCGGCGTCAAATGGGTTTTGGCAGAGGCCAGAGGATGGCTATTGAAAAAGATTCGGTTGAATTTATGGGAGGAGTAAGGCTCGGGGAGACAATAGGATCGCCGATTTGTATGGTTGTAAAAAACCGCGATTGGGAAAACTGGAAGGACCTTATGTCAAGCGGATCGTCACTAGCCGATCCAAAACAGTTTCTTTTAAAACCGCGTCCAGGCCATGCAGATCTGGCGGGAATAATGAAATATAGTCGTAAAGATATTCGCGATGTGCTTGAAAGAGCTTCAGCCCGAGAAACCGCTGCCCGGGTTTGCGCCGGAGCGGTATGCAAAAAATTAATTAACGAGTTCGGGATCGCAGTTATTTCCTACACCTCAGAAATAAGCGGTATTAAAGCAGATGTAAAGAACCTTGATTTCAAAAAAATTATTATATTTTCCGAAAAATCGGATATTCGCACGCCCGATCCTAAAGCGGAAAAGAAAATGGTAGATATTATTTCAAAGGCGGCGTCTAAGGGAGATACTGTCGGCGGTGTTTTTACTATAATTGCTCGCAAGGTTCCTGTAGGGCTCGGCAGTTATACCCAGTGGGATTTGCGCCTAGACGGAAATATGGCAAGAAGCCTAATGTCAATACAGGCAATAAAAGCGGTTGAATTTGGACTGGGATATAATTACAGTTCAGTTCCGGGATCTAAAGCTCATGACGAAATCTTTTATTCAAAAGCGAAAGGATTTTACAGAAATACGAATAACGCGGGCGGAATTGAGGGCGGGGTAAGTAACGGCGAGGATATAGTAGTAAGCTGCGTAATGAAACCGATACCTTCTTTAGTCAAGCCGCTTCGTTCCGTAAATATTCAAACTAAAAGATCGGATACAGCGGAGGCAGTAAGAAGCGATGTCTGCGCGGTTCCTGCGGCAGGCGTTGTAGGGGAAGCGGCGGTAGCATTTGAACTTGCAAAAGCTCTGAAAGAAAAATTCGGGGGCGATTCGCTCGTAGAAATAAAATCAAACATTAATGCATATTTAGAAAACTTAAAAAGGTTTTAATTTAAATGAACATAGTTTTAACTGGTTTTATGGGGACCGGAAAATCTGAAGTCGGGAAACTGCTTGCTGAAAAATTAGGGAGGCAGTTTTTTGATATAGATGAAATAATTGAAAAAGAAACAAGAATGAAGATCAGCTCAATTTTCAAAAATAAAGGGGAACCTTATTTTCGTGATCTTGAAACCAAAACAATAAAATTGGTAAGCCTGCAAAATGAAGCTGTTATTGCCTGCGGCGGCGGGGCAGTATTGCGGACTGAAAACATGTATGAACTTGAAAAAACCGGCATAATTGTTTGCTTGACGGCTACCCCAGAAAAGATCTTTGAACGAGTAAAAAATGAAAAACACAGGCCGCTTCTTAAAGAAAAAAACCTTTTATTGAATATAAAAGAAATACTTCAAAAACGCGAAGAGCATTATAAGAGATGTTTTGTTTCAGTTGATACAACAAATTCTTCTCCTGCCGAAGTAGCACGAACAATCCTAGATAATCCTCAAATAAAAAAAAGACTGAATTATAAATGAAGATCTTATTTAAATTCAGTCTTTTTATTAATCCAACCTTTAAAGAATTATTTCCTGTTTTTCCTTTGCGGCGGACACGTTAAATTTGTAGTTTGTTTTTTTGCCGAGTTTCTTAAATTTTGATTCTATTTTTCTGAGCCCTTTATCAGTCCTATTCGGATCGTGGTGAAAAAAAACAAGATTTTTTGCTTTTGATAATTTTGCAAGAGCAAACGCCTGTTCAAAGGTTGAATGCCCCCAGTTTTTTGTTTTTTTGTATTCCTTGTCCGTAAATTGTGCGTCAAGAACAAGATAGTCAGCGCCGTAACAAAATTCCACAAATTTATCTTTTGATGTAAGCTGCTTATCAGCGTAAAGCTCATTGTCCGTTATAAAAACAAATGACTTTTCATTTTCTTCTATTTTTATTCCCATCGTGTAAGCGGGATGGTTAGCTCTAATAAAACTCATTCTATGACTATGATTGCCTAAATTTACCTGCCTTGTATCCAGAAAGCTGATTTCTGCTTTAAGGTCTCCAAAACGCACCGGGAAATATTCGTAAGACATTTGGTTAGTAAGTATAGTTTTAAAATGTTCATATGAGTCGGTGTGGCCAAAAACATTGATTCTAGTTTTTGAGGTATAAGCCGGCAGGAAAAACGGGAAACCGTGAATATGGTCCCAATGGGAGTGAGTAATAAAGATATCTAAATCGCGTTTTTTCTCCTTGACTAATTTTTTGCCAAGATTAATGATCCCGGT
Encoded proteins:
- the alr gene encoding alanine racemase produces the protein THFSSAGSDPDFTRYQLKEFLDLTDYAKKLKLKFIAHTANSDAIFLHTESHLDMVRPGISLYGLWPYEVNSTNIKLDPVLSWKTKIVFLKKISEGTSISYGKTFTVKRPSVIATLPVGYADGYNRLLSNKGAVLVRGKRCPVLGRVTMDMIMVDVTGLEKAEIGDEAVLIGRQGEDQITAREIAELVGTINYEIVCSISYRVPRILV
- a CDS encoding ABC transporter permease, which codes for MEDIKKLVHIFGEKVIAISTSLGEMTILLFQILSWISRGVIDPRNTIQQMTEIGVRSFPVIGLTSIFTGMVLALQTAASSSSIFNEPLYIGTIVGYSLVKELGPVLTAIVVSGRVGAAIAAELGTMKVTEQLDALYTLGTNPVRYLAVPRFLACMLTVPILTILANVIGIVGGLLITVYQYHVPSSVYLNDIFDYMKTDSLFHGLIKSFFFAGIIVIVSCFKGFNCEGGAEGVGKATTSAVMISMVSILISDYFLSAILVAFDIG
- a CDS encoding ABC transporter ATP-binding protein; translated protein: MIEVKDVYKSFKSNKVLRGVNLSIKDAETITIMGGSGQGKSVLIKNIMGLMKPDKGEIYVDGQEITKLKEQDLLEIQKKFGYLFQGGALFDSLTVEENVGFGLKHLTDMSDEEIHEQVIASLAMVGLKGVGNLKPAELSGGMKKRVGLARAITHKPEYILYDEPTTGLDPIMADVINDLIIHLQKTIGVTSIVVTHDMKSAYKVSNRIAMLYEGKIIGIGKPDEIKNTKDPVIHQFVEGLSHGPIPVDIAKAF
- a CDS encoding MlaD family protein, encoding MTNEAKLGGFVLIGIVALIVSIMLLGDFQFQSKYYLNIMFHDIAGLPSKSRVKIAGVEVGGVKKIALEGNKAKVTVWLSKSIRVHKDAVARIVSTGIIGSKYLELTMGNEELPLLKDGDVVTGIDPVSMDKVINDLMEQLDAFVAPFKGKGMKNIGENLSVTLENLKKVSDTLKNTIAGQEDRINNIVRNVDNFTKDLAEITAENKENIRIAIEEVRNVSQKLNTILVKVQKGEGTIGKLLSDEEMGENLKQTVQEIKETAEQAKAVVKRLNVIHTDWDYMVRYDANQNITRHDFGLRISPKPDKFYFLGVSNVGDSKDSTDTIEEQNTFNFLLGKKYDMAELYVGAIRSKAGFGMKIKPLWKWEPWRRLEVTADVYHLSRKTPVTKANINTGLRVQLAKWLYVGSQVEDIYYQSDINTYANVVIRDDDIAYILGLVGLARP
- the radA gene encoding DNA repair protein RadA; its protein translation is MRSSKIKTIFRCQECGYASPKWMGKCSDCGKWNTFVEEKEITKKSFLNQRQLTGFSSEVIPLKDVSVENFSCIKTDIGEFDRMLGGGLVPGSVLLLGGPPGIGKSTLMLQVSSTLSKSKTVLYVSGEESLSQVKLRAERLKIKDGELFLVSETNLENIIGAIDKINPQVVVIDSIQTTYRDDLSGAPGSVGQVRECAADLLRISKSKNIIMFLLGHVTKEGDIAGPRVLEHIVDTVLYFETERQQIYRILRANKNRFGPTSEIGIFEMKSDGLWEVTNPSKIFLGERSTDIPGNVIVSTIEGTRPLLLEVQALVARTNFGFPKRMVTGYDTNKVTLLIAVLEKRVGLHLETQDVFVNVVGGVKIKETGVDLGIACAIASGNGNYVCPSKTIILGEVGLAGEVRSISQLDERLMEAEKLGFEKAIVPKSNLKGFTYKGKLKIFGVESVQQAIEIIKT
- the aroC gene encoding chorismate synthase codes for the protein MIRYVTAGESHGRQLTVIIEGIPAGLKLNPEDINRDLARRQMGFGRGQRMAIEKDSVEFMGGVRLGETIGSPICMVVKNRDWENWKDLMSSGSSLADPKQFLLKPRPGHADLAGIMKYSRKDIRDVLERASARETAARVCAGAVCKKLINEFGIAVISYTSEISGIKADVKNLDFKKIIIFSEKSDIRTPDPKAEKKMVDIISKAASKGDTVGGVFTIIARKVPVGLGSYTQWDLRLDGNMARSLMSIQAIKAVEFGLGYNYSSVPGSKAHDEIFYSKAKGFYRNTNNAGGIEGGVSNGEDIVVSCVMKPIPSLVKPLRSVNIQTKRSDTAEAVRSDVCAVPAAGVVGEAAVAFELAKALKEKFGGDSLVEIKSNINAYLENLKRF
- a CDS encoding shikimate kinase; translated protein: MNIVLTGFMGTGKSEVGKLLAEKLGRQFFDIDEIIEKETRMKISSIFKNKGEPYFRDLETKTIKLVSLQNEAVIACGGGAVLRTENMYELEKTGIIVCLTATPEKIFERVKNEKHRPLLKEKNLLLNIKEILQKREEHYKRCFVSVDTTNSSPAEVARTILDNPQIKKRLNYK
- a CDS encoding MBL fold metallo-hydrolase — protein: MKIKFWGTRGSIPVPDKKMFRYGGNTTCVEVTIGDRTIIIDSGTGIINLGKKLVKEKKRDLDIFITHSHWDHIHGFPFFLPAYTSKTRINVFGHTDSYEHFKTILTNQMSYEYFPVRFGDLKAEISFLDTRQVNLGNHSHRMSFIRANHPAYTMGIKIEENEKSFVFITDNELYADKQLTSKDKFVEFCYGADYLVLDAQFTDKEYKKTKNWGHSTFEQAFALAKLSKAKNLVFFHHDPNRTDKGLRKIESKFKKLGKKTNYKFNVSAAKEKQEIIL